In Equus przewalskii isolate Varuska chromosome 15, EquPr2, whole genome shotgun sequence, a single genomic region encodes these proteins:
- the MRAS gene encoding ras-related protein M-Ras isoform X2, giving the protein MREQYMRTGDGFLIVYSVTDKASFEHVDRFHQLILRVKDRESFPMILVANKVDLMHLRKITREQGKEMATKHNIPYIETSAKDPPLNVDKAFHDLVRVIRQQIPEKSQKKKKKTKWRGDRATGTHKLQCMIL; this is encoded by the exons ATGCGGGAGCAGTACATGCGCACGGGGGACGGCTTCCTCATCGTCTACTCGGTCACAGACAAGGCCAGCTTCGAGCACGTGGACCGCTTCCACCAGCTCATCCTGCGCGTCAAGGACAG GGAGTCGTTTCCGATGATCCTCGTGGCCAACAAGGTCGATCTGATGCACTTGAGGAAAATCACCAgggagcaaggaaaagaaatggcgACCAAACACAAT ATTCCGTACATAGAAACCAGTGCCAAGGACCCACCTCTCAACGTCGACAAAGCCTTCCATGACCTTGTTAGAGTCATTAG GCAACAGATCCCGGAAAAaagccagaagaagaagaagaaaaccaaatggCGGGGAGACCGGGCCACTGGCACCCACAAACTGCAGTGCATGATATTGTGA